In Promicromonospora sukumoe, the following proteins share a genomic window:
- a CDS encoding DNA/RNA non-specific endonuclease, translating to MTGYDAHFLGFSVPLPVSPADLRVLDYTHFSVLLDPLRRLAAATACTVDGATLQALRRSGRWRLDARVPNGEQSGGELYAGNPLDRGHLVRRLDPVWGDAETAARANHDTFTYTNAAPQVNRFNQSKELWNGLEDHVLRYAAAHDHRLAVQTGPVFAADDPLYRGVRIPRLFWKVVAWVGPGRLPDGGTPGGPPGRSPEPAARVLQATGFVLDQTPQLEDAKLYEITAQALARDDIPPLGPFRTYQVPVGDVAALTRLDLGPLPGADVLAPPPLRPAAPAGTRPTDITIHRLPRARAWSEIRTPDQIALPGR from the coding sequence GTGACCGGATATGACGCCCATTTCCTCGGTTTCAGCGTCCCGCTCCCCGTCTCACCGGCCGACCTCCGGGTGCTCGACTACACCCACTTCTCCGTGCTGCTCGACCCGCTGCGGCGGCTCGCCGCGGCCACCGCGTGCACCGTCGACGGCGCCACGCTCCAGGCGCTGCGCCGTTCCGGACGCTGGCGGCTGGACGCCCGCGTGCCGAACGGCGAGCAGTCCGGCGGCGAGCTGTACGCGGGCAACCCCCTCGACCGCGGCCACCTCGTCCGGCGCCTGGACCCCGTCTGGGGCGACGCCGAGACCGCGGCGCGGGCCAACCACGACACGTTCACCTACACGAACGCGGCGCCGCAGGTGAACAGGTTCAACCAGTCCAAGGAGCTCTGGAACGGGCTCGAGGACCACGTGCTCCGGTACGCCGCCGCCCACGACCACCGGCTGGCGGTCCAGACAGGGCCCGTCTTCGCCGCGGACGACCCGCTCTACCGCGGCGTCCGCATCCCGCGCCTGTTCTGGAAGGTCGTCGCCTGGGTGGGCCCGGGCCGGTTGCCCGACGGCGGCACCCCGGGCGGGCCGCCAGGCAGGTCGCCGGAGCCGGCGGCCCGCGTGCTGCAGGCGACCGGGTTCGTGCTGGACCAGACGCCCCAGCTCGAGGACGCCAAGCTGTACGAGATCACCGCCCAGGCCCTGGCCCGGGACGACATCCCGCCGCTCGGCCCGTTCCGCACCTACCAGGTGCCGGTGGGCGACGTCGCCGCGCTGACCCGCCTGGACCTCGGGCCGCTGCCCGGGGCCGACGTGCTCGCGCCGCCGCCGCTGCGCCCCGCCGCGCCGGCGGGCACCCGGCCCACGGACATCACCATCCACCGGCTCCCCCGCGCCCGGGCGTGGTCGGAGATCCGCACCCCCGACCAGATCGCCCTGCCCGGGCGCTGA